GGCCTCGACTCCGCCCCCGTGCGCGGGACCGAGTCCTGGGCGCGGGGGATGGGGTCGAGCCCCGGTGGTGTCGCCAACATGGCCACCGCGCTGGCCCGGCTGGGACTGAAGACGTCCCTCGCCGCCGCCTTCGGCTCCGACCACTACGGCGAGTACTGCTGGGACGCCCTGGCGCAGGGCGAGGGCATTGATCTGTCACCCTCGCGTACGGTCGCGGGCTGGCACTCGCCCGTCACCGTCTCGATGGCCTACGAGGGCGAACGGACGATGGTCTCGCACGGCCACGAGCCGCCCCCGGAGGCCGCGATGATCCAAGAGGGCGCCCCCGACTGCCCCCCGCGCGCGCGTGCCGCCGTCGCCTCGCTGGAGCCGGGCAAGCGCGCCCCCTGGATCGCCCAGGCCGCGAGCAAGGGCACCCGCGTCTTCGCCGACGTCGGCTGGGACGACACCGGTGCCTGGGACCTCGCGGGCCTCGCCGACCTCGCACACTGCGAGGCCTTCCTGCCGAACGCGGAAGAGGCCATGCGCTACACCCGCACCTCCTGCCCGCGCGAGGCCGCCCACGCCCTCCTGGAGCATGTGCCGCTCGCAGTGGTCACCCTCGGTGCGGAGGGCGCGTACGCGGTGGACCGGCGGACCGGGGAGTCCGCCGAGGTGCCCGCCATCGCCGTGGAGGCCCTCGATCCCACCGGCGCGGGTGACGTCTTCGTCGCCGGGTTCGTCACCGGCACGCTGGCCGGCTGGCCGCTCGCCGACCGGCTGGCCTTCGCCGGGCTCACGGCCGCGCTCTCCGTCCAGGAGTTCGGCGGCTCCCTCTCGGCGCCGGGCTGGTCGGAGATCGGCGCCTGGTGGCGCAAGGTCCAGTCGGTGGCCGGCCAGGACCCCGCGGCGCTGGAGCGGTACGGCTTCCTGGCGGACCTGGTGCCGGCGGAACAGGCCCGCCCCTGGCCGTTGAGACGGGCGGTGCCGACGATCGGGTTCCGCCGGTCGGCATAGGTGGCCTGAGGGGCCTCACGCGGCCGTGCGGGCCAGCAGCTCCGTCACCTGTTCCCGGACCACCTCGCGGGCCTCGGCCGGCAGCGCGCCGATCGCCGTACCGGCCAGGGCGTCGAGCACCGACGCCACGCCGGTGTCGCATTCCACGCTCTCGGCGAGCACCTCGTAGCCGTCCCGGACGGCGATCCGCAGCCGGGGGCGAGCGCCCTCGGGAGCGTGTACGGCGGTGGCCACGACCAGCGGCGGCGGGCCGCCCGGGGCCTCCGCCAGCTTGCGGTAGCCGCTCGCCTGCGGGGTGCGCCAGCGCAGGCTCAGCAGCAGCGGACGCTTCGCCGTGAGTTCGGCGAGGTCGGTCTCGAAGGGGCCCTCGACGTCCAGCACCACCGCACGCGCGTCCAGGACGACGGCCGCCGGCAGCAGACAGCGCAGGGTGCTGCCGACGATGTTCCCGCCGACCGTGGCGCTCCGGCGCACGGCACCGGTGCCGATCCCGCCCGCCGCCCGGCGCAGCACCTCCGGCACCCGGTCGTCGACCCGGTGCAGCGGCACCGCCGCCCCGAGCGCCTCGGCGCTCAGGACATTGGCCTCGGGCACCTCGCGCAGGCTCATCGCCTGCTCCGGGAAGCCGTCCCGTTGCCAGACGGCCCACTGGAGGGTGGCACCGCCGACGGGTATCGCTCCCTCGGACAGGCACTGCTGTGCCTCGGACACGGACGTGGGCAGACGCAAGAGCACGGCCGACCTGCTTTCCCCGGGCTTACGGCGACGGGAACGCGCCGTCGGCGCGCATTCTCCCCACGCACGCCGGGGGCGTATGCAGGGCTCACCGCTGCACTCAGGGCGCTCTCCCCCTCGGCCGTGGTGAGCGGAAAAGGCCTTCGGTGTTGTCAGTGCCCCGGCGTACCCTGGAAATCGCCAGGCCGCCCATGTGGCGGGCGAGTCGTATCGAGGAGGACGAGCAAGGCCTACAGAGCCGGCCCATGACTCAGACACCCACAGATCGCACACCCGCGCAGGGACAGGCGAGAGCACAGTTCACCGTCCCCGCCCAGCACCCCATGGTGACCGTGCTGGGGTCCGGCGACTCCCTGCTGCGCGTGATCGAGAAGGCCTTCCCGGCGGCCGACATCCATGTCCGGGGCAATGAGATCAGCGCGGTCGGCGACGCCGTTGAAGTCGCCCTCATCCAGCGCCTGTTCGACGAGATGATGCTGGTGCTCCGCACCGGACAGCCGATGACGGAGGACGCAGTGGAACGCTCGATCGCGATGCTCAGAGCCAGTCAGAACGGCGAGGGGGACGGCCAGGAGACCCCGGCCGAGGTCCTCACCCAGAACATCCTCTCCTCGCGTGGCCGCACGATCCGGCCCAAGACCCTGAACCAGAAGCGGTACGTCGACGCGATCGACAAGCACACGATCGTGTTCGGCATCGGCCCCGCCGGCACCGGCAAGACCTATCTCGCCATGGCCAAGGCGGTGCAGGCCCTGCAGTCCAAGCAGGTCAACCGCATCATCCTGACCCGGCCCGCGGTCGAGGCGGGGGAGCGGCTCGGGTTCCTGCCGGGCACGCTCTACGAGAAGATCGACCCCTACCTGCGCCCGCTCTACGACGCGCTGCACGACATGCTCGACCCCGACTCCATCCCGAGGCTGATGGCCGCGGGCACGATCGAGGTGGCGCCCCTGGCGTACATGCGCGGCCGTACGCTCAACGACGCCTTCATCATCCTCGACGAGGCCCAGAACACCTCGCCCGAGCAGATGAAGATGTTCCTCACCCGCCTCGGCTTCGAGTCGAAGATCGTGATCACGGGTGACGTGACCCAGGTCGACCTGCCCAACGGCACCAAATCGGGTCTGCGTCAGGTCCAGGACATCCTGGAGGGCCTCGACGACGTCCACTTCTCCCGCCTGTCGTCGCAGGACGTCGTACGGCACAAGCTCGTCGGCCGTATCGTCGACGCGTACGAGAAGTACGACAGCTCGCACGGCACCGAGAACGGCACCCACAAGGGCGGCCGGGGCAGGCAGTCCGGGCCCAAGGGGCTGTGACATTCCGAAGCAGGAGACCCCGCACCACCATGTCGATCGACGTCAACAACGAGTCCGGAACCGAGGTCGACGAGCAGGCGATCCTCGACATCGCCCGCTACGCACTCGCGCGGATGCGCATCCACCCGCTCTCCGAGCTCTCGGTGATCGTCGTGGACACCGACGCCATGGAGCAGCTCCACATCCAGTGGATGGACCTGCCGGGTCCGACCGATGTCATGTCGTTCCCCATGGACGAGCTCAGGCCGCCCAGCAAGGACGACGAGGAGCCCCCGCAGGGGCTGCTCGGTGACATCGTGCTCTGTCCCGAGGTGGCCAAGAAGCAGGGTGAGGACGCCGAGACGCAGCACTCCATGGACGAGGAGCTCCAGCTCCTGACCGTCCATGGCGTGCTGCACCTGCTCGGCTACGACCACGAGGAGCCGGACGAGAAGGCCGAGATGTTCGGCCTCCAGGCCGCCATCGTGGACGGGTGGAGGGCGGAGAAGGGCCTGACGGGTCCGTCGCCGGCCCCGACCGTGTCATGAGCCTTCCCCTCGTCTCCGGCGCGATCGCCCTGGTCGTCGTCGCCTGGCTCGCCGCCTGCGCGGAGGCGGGCCTCGCGCGTGTCTCCAGCTTCCGCGCCGAGGAGGCCGTCCGTGGCGGCCGGCGCGGCAGCGCCAAACTCGCGCAGATCGCCGCCGACCCGACCCGCTATCTCAACGTGGCGCTGCTGGTCCGTGTCGCCTGCGAGATGGCGGCGGCCGCGATGGTCACGTACGCCTGCCTCCAGGAGTTCGACGGCACGACCCAGGCCCTGCTCGTCGCGATCGGCGTCATGGTCCTGGTGTCGTACGTCGCCGTCGGGGTCTCCCCGCGGACCATCGGCCGCCAGCACCCGCTGAACACCGCGACGGCGGCGGCGTACGTCCTGCTGCCGCTCGCGAGGATCATGGGCCCGATCCCCAACCTGCTGATCCTCATCGGCAACGCGCTCACCCCCGGCAAGGGCTTCCGCCGCGGCCCCTTCGCCTCCGAGGCGGAGCTGCGCGCGCTGGTCGACCTCGCCGAGAAGGAGTCGCTGATCGAGGACGACGAGCGCCGCATGGTGCACTCCGTCTTCGAGCTCGGCGACACCCTCGTGCGGGAGGTCATGGTGCCGCGCACCGATCTCGTCGTCATCGAGCGCTACAAGACGATCCGTCAGGCCCTCACCCTCGCCCTGCGGTCCGGCTTCTCGCGCATACCGGTGACCGGGGAGAGCGAGGACGACATCGTCGGGATCGTGTATCTGAAGGACCTGGTCCGCAAGACGCACATCAGCCGGGACGCGGAGAGCGAGCTGATCTCCACGGCCATGCGGCCCGCCGTGTTCGTGCCCGACACCAAGAACGCCGGCGACCTGCTGCGTGAGATGCAGCGGGACCGCAACCACGTCGCCGTCGTCATCGACGAGTACGGCGGCACGGCCGGCATCGTCACCATCGAGGACATCCTCGAGGAGATCGTCGGCGAGATCACCGACGAGTACGACCGTGAACTGCCGCCGGTGAAGGAGCTGGGCGACGACCGCTTCCGGGTCACCGCCCGCCTCGACATCACCGACCTGGGTGAGCTGTACGGCCTCGACGAGTACGACGACGAGGACGTGGAGACCGTGGGCGGGCTCCTCGCGAAGGCGCTCGGGCGCGTGCCCATCGCCGGCGCCTCCGCCGTCGTGGAACTGCCCGACGAGCGGTCGCTGCGGCTGACCGCGGAGGCCGCGGCCGGACGGCGGAACAAGATCGTGACCGTGCTGGTGGAGCCCGTCGAGGTCCCGAAGGAGGACGAGTGACCCCGAAGCAGCTGCGCACCCTCTGCCTGTCCTTCAACGAGGCCGTCGAGGACTTCCCCTTCGCGCCGGACATCTCCGTCTTCAAGGTGCTGGGCAAGATGTTCGCGCTGTCCTGGCTGGACAACCGCCCGCTGACGGTGAACCTCAAGTGCGACCCGGAGGACGCGGTCCGGCTCCGGGGCGAGTACGAGGGCCTGATCATCCCCGGCTACCACATGAACAAGCGCCACTGGAACACCGTCACGGTCGACGGCGAGCTCCCGGACCGGCTGGTCCGGGAGCTCGTGGAGGACTCGTACGACCTGGTCGTGGCCGGCCTACCGCGCGCCGAGCGCCTCCGCCTCGACCGCCCCTGAACCGCGGGTTCGCAGGCCTACGGCGATCAGCGCTGCGGTGAGCAGGACGACCGTTGCGTCGATCGCGACGACCGTGCGGACCCCGGAGAGCAGGTCACCGGTGGTCGTCGCCAGGACGCCCAGCAGCGGGATGCCGATCGTGATGCCGACCTGCTGGGTGGAGGTGACCAGGCCGGTCGCCAGGCCCTGCTCCTCGTCCGGCACGCCCGAGGTGACGGTCAGGCCGTACGAGATGATCGCGCCGAGGTGGAACATGCTGGCCAGCGAGACCGCCGCGACGGCCAGCCAGACCGAGGCGTTGCCCGCCCCGAGGCCGAGCAGCGCGGCGACCAGGACGCCCTGGCCGGTGAGGGAGACGACCAGCGTGCGGCGGGCGCCGCCGAGCAGGCCGATGACCCTCGGGGTGTACACGCCCGCCACCACCGACAGCACACCCTGCGCACCGAAGACGAGGCCCGTCTCGAAGGCCGACAGGTGCAGGACCTCCTGGAGGTACAGGGTCAGCACGAAGACGATCGTCGACATCATCGAGAAGGTGACCAGACCGCCCACGTTGCCCCAGGCCACCGTGCGGCGGCGCAGCATCGGCAGGGACACCAGCGGGGCCGCGGCGCGGGACTCGACGAGCACGAACGCCGTGAGCAGGACGAGACCGGCGGCCAGGGTGACGAGGACGTCCGTGCGGGCGAAGCCGTGGTCGGCGGCCGTCGACAGGGCGTAGATCAGCGACAGCAGACCGCCGGTGACGGTGATCGCGCCGGGGATGTCCAGACGGGGGCGGTCCGGGGTGCGCGACTCCGGCAGCAGACCGGGGGCGAGCGGCAGGACGAGCAGCGCGAACAGGGTCAGCAGGCCCATCGTGGAGCGCCAGCCGAAGGCGTCGGTGAGGCCGCCGCCCGCCACCATGCCGACGGTGTAGCCGAGGGACAGCAGCGTGCCCGAGATGCCGAGCGCACGGTCGCGGGCCGGGCCCTCGGGGAACGTCGTGGTGAGCAGGGACATGCCGGTCGGCACGATGGCCGCCGCGCCCACGCCTTGCAGCGCGCGTCCGGCGAGGAACGACGCCGGGTCCCAGGCGAACGTCGCCAGCAGTGAGGCCGCGCCGAACAGGGCGAGGCCGGTGAGGAACAGCTTGCGGCGGCCGTACAGGTCGCCGATCCGGCCGAAGAGGAGCAGGAAGCCGCCGGAGGGCAGCGCGAACGCGGTGACCGCCCATTGCAGTGCGGACTGGCTCATGCCGAGGTCCGCGCCGAGGACGGGCAGGGCGACGTTCAGGACGGAGAAGTCGAGGGCGACCATGAACTGGGCCGCGCACAGGACGAAGAGAACGAGCTTGTCGCGGTGCGAGAGCCGTGGCGCGGGAACGGTGCCGGTCTTGGTGGGGGTGGTCGTGGGTGCGGTGTCGATCGCCATGGGCAAGAGCCTCGTGGCTGCGGAATAGCCTTGGGGAGACGGAAGTTGTCCTGGTGGTGGCACCACCAGGCATCGGCGGCGGTACGAGGGGGACGAGTTCGTGGTGGCGGAGGCTGTCGAGCGGCGGCAGGAGCTGCGCGAGTTTCTGATGAGCCGGCGGGCCCGGGTCTCGCCGGCCGAGGCGGGACTGCCCGACGGCGGGGCGCGGCGCCGGACGCCGGGGCTGCGGCGCGAGGAGGTCGCGGTGCTGGCCGGGGTGGGCGCGTCCTGGTACCAGTGGCTGGAGCAGGGCCGGGACATCTCGGTCTCGCCGCAGGTCGTGGACTCCGTGGCGCGCGTGCTGCGGCTGAGCGGCGCCGAGCGACGCCACCTCTACGTCCTCGCCGGGCTCAACCCGCCGGTGCCCGAGGTGGAGCCGGACCGGCGGGACATGTGCGACGGGCTGCGGCGGATGATCGACGCGTGGATGCCGTATCCGGCGCACATCATGGACCTCTACTACAACTGCGTGCTCTACAACGACGCCGCCGCGATGGTCCTCGGGATGCGGCCCGGCATCACGCAGAACTGTCTCGTCGACTTCTTCACCGACTCGATGTACCGGTCCCGTTCCAAGAGCTGGGAGCAGAACGCGCGCACGGTGGTGGCCCAGTTCCGGGCGGCCTCGGCCGCGCGCCCCGGCGACGAGGGGTTCCAGCAGGTGCTGGCGGAGGTGTCGGAGGCGAGCGAGGAGTTCGTCGCGCTCTGGAAGGAGCGGGACATCGAGGACGCCGGGCAGATCCGCAAGGAACTGGAGCATCCGGTGGTGGGGCTGCTTCAGGTCGAGTCGAGCGTGCTGAAGATGCCGGTGCGGCCGGATCTGTCGATCGTGCTGCACACGCCGATGGACGAGGTGACGGCGCAGAAGCTGGAGTGGCTGGCGTCGCCGGAGGGGCGGCGGGGCGCGATGTACCCGGTGGCCGGGTGAGCTCCGGCGGGATGCGGGTACGTATCCTCGGCTCATGACCGACAGCACGCTTGATCCCGAGGACCGCAAGATCGTGACCCTGGCCCGTTCCGCGCGGGCGCGCAACGGGGTGCCCGAGGGGGCGGCGGTACGGGACGACACCGGCCGTACGTATGTGGCGGGGACCGTGGCGCTGGACTCGTTGCAGTTGAGCGCGTTGCAGACGGCTGTGGCGATGGCGGTGGCTTCCGGGGCGAAGTCGTTGGAGGCGGCGGCGGTGGTGACGGCGGCGGAGACGGTTTCGGTCGCGGACCGGGCCGCGGTGCGGGATCTTGGCGGGGCGTCGACGCCGGTGCTGCTGGCGGGGCCGGACGGGGTGGTCCGGGGGACTGTGACGGCGGGCTGAGCGAGGCGGGCCGGCGCTGCCTCTGCGGGTCGGCCGGAATTGAACCTTGCCGTGTTCAGTCTCTCGCGCATCAATGGAACCGATAGTTCCGACGGTCCGTCAGGTTTTCACCCCGCCACCCCCCACGCGGCGCGTCCCGCACCACGCCCCGCAGGCGGGCCGTTCGGGCATCTCCCGTCCATCCCCACATGGCAGTTTCCCGATATGGGAAGGGAGTCGGAACCCCATGAGAGGCAAACGAACAGCGACAGGTGCGGCACTGGTGACCGGGGCGTTCGCGGTCGCCGGGCTGGTGTTCGCGCCCGCCGCCCTGGCCGTCAGCCCCGGCAGCGCGACCATCAACGCCGACTGCGGCAGCTTCGGCAGTGGTGAAGCCACCATCAGCGCCACGCAGGACGGCACCGCCGCGACCATGACCGTCAACTCCTCGGCCATCACCGCACCGATCGGCCTGTCCGAGGACTCGATCACCTCGACCCTCACTCTGGTGAACGCCTCCGGCGGCACCAGGTCCTTCACCGCCACCGAGAACCCGGCGATGGCCGCCGGCGACCCCGTGCAGGTCGGCCCGCTCCCCGGTGTCGTGGCCTCCGGCGACAGCCTTGAGGCCTACGGCGGCTCGCTCACGATGACGGTCTTCGGGATCACCATCACCTGCACGGCGACCGCGGCACAGTCGCCCGGACCGTTCGTGTTCGACTGAGAATCGCGCAAACATCGCTGATGGGCCGTCAGTTCCATTGCGCTGTACAGGAACTGACGGTTCATCAGTTCATGGCTCAATCTCCATTGACTTCTCACGCGATCCCCACATCAATGCCCCCAACTGAGTCACCAGAGAGGGGGCACTCCCCAATGGATCCGACATCACGAAGACGCCGCTGGGCCGCACTGCTCGGAGCGGGCGCGCTGGCGGTCGCCGCGTCGAGCGGTCTGGCCGGTCCGGCCGCCGCGGCGAGCAACGTCGACTTCGCCACCCACTGCATCCCGCCCGCCGTCGCCGGCATCCCGCCCATCGACGGCACCACGACCGCGCTCATCACGGTCGACAACGCCGCCCCGAAGGTCGGCGACACCGTCACCGTGACCTACACCGTGGTCAAGCCCGCGGCCAGCAACCCCACCGCGATCAGCCTGCCGGCCGACATCATGACGCCGTCCGGGAAGGTCACCCTCGGCGGGGCGCAGACCGGCGACGTGACCGTCGTCGGGCCGAAGAAGAACGATCCGGTCGCGGGCAACGCCCCGTTCCCGTCGTTCAGCATGACCGGCACCTTCACCGTCACCACCGCCGGGGCCATCACCCTCTCGCCCGGCGACTACAACATCCACACCAGCTACATCCTGGAGCTGGACACCCCCTGCACCGTCACCAACCCGCCCGCCCCGGTCTCCGAGACCGTCACGGCGAGTCCGGCCACCCAGCCCAACACCCGTGCCATCACGCTCGGTTCGGCCTCCGGCGACCCCGGTGACAGCGTCACCGTCAGCGGCAGCAACTTCACCCCGGGCGCGACCGTCACCCTTGCCGGACGCTCCGGTTCCAGCCAGACCGCGGACACCGCGACCGTGACGGCGGACGGCAACGGTGCATTCAGTGGTTCGCTCGTCGTCAGCGACAAGACCACCACCGGTGTCGTCGCCTACGAAGGGGCGAGCTGGACCGATGCCTCCGGTGCCGGGCCCGCCGCCTACACCGTCATCGACAACACCCCCGTTCCCGACAACGCCCAGAAGATCAGCACCACGGTGAAGGCGGGCACCCTGTCCATGACCCAGGCCGGGGACACCGTCTCCCTGGGCGCGGTCGACTACGGCAAGGGCGGCGCCTCGGGCGGCGACCTGAACACCGTGAGCGTCAAGGACTTCCGTGGCGGTGTCGCGGGCTGGTCCCTGACCGGCAAGGTCACCGACTTCACCGGTCCCGGCGCCAAGATCGATGCCGGGGCGCTCAGCTGGACCCCCGCCTGCACCACCAAGGCGGGCAGCCCCAGCACCTGCCAGGCCGGTTCCGCGGGCGCCGTGGGCTCGGCCGGGGCGACCCTCGCGTCCGCTCCCAACGGCACGCTCACCGGCGGTGAGTTCACCGTGGACGCGAAACTCTCCCTGAACGTACCGGCGTTCACGCCTCCGGGCACCTACTCCGGCGTCCTCACCCTCACGCTCAGCTGACCGTACGGGCGTCCGCACCCGCCCGAACGCTCCGCTGGTGGTGCCGTCTTTCGTCTGCGGCTCCGTCGTGGCTGGTCGCGCAGTTCCCCGCGCCCCTCAGGGGCGCTGCCGGACCGCGTCAGGCTTCGCCGGGCCCGCTCAGTCCCCGTGGGGGTCCGCACCCATGCGCCGAATGCTTCACGCCCTTGTCCTCGGGTTCTTTCTCGCCGCCCTCGCCCCGTCCGCACACGCCGCCGACAACGGCAGCTGGTCCGTGTACCCGCTTTCGTCGAAGGTCGCCGTACGCCCCTACTTCTATCTCTCCGCCGACCCCGGGCAGACGATCACCGACAAGGTCGTCGTCGCCAACAAGACGGGGAAGCCGCTGACGTTCCGGCTGTATGCCGCCGACGCCTACAACACCGCCCGTGACGGGGGGTTCGCCGTGCGGACGGTGCGGGAGACGATGCGGGGCGTGGGGGTGTGGGCCAGGCCCGCGCGGTCCCGGGTCACCGTCCCCGCGCACCGCAAGGTCACCGTGCCCTTCACGATGCGGGTGCCCGAGGGCGCCGAACCCGGCGATCACGCCGGTGCGATCGTGGCGCTGGACGAGCGGATCGACCGGGGCGACGGTTCCGTGGCGCTCGGCGTCCAGCGGGCCGTCGCCGCCCGCGTCTATCTGCGGGTCGGCGGCCCGACGCTCCCGGCGATCTCCGTCGAGGACGTCCGGGTCGGCCACCACCAGCCGCTGGTGCCGGGACTGGGCGACAGCGGCGCGACGATCTCGTACACCCTGCACAACACCGGCAACGTCACCCTGAACCCGAAGGTGGAACTGCGCGCGACGGGCCTTTTCGGCCGTACGCTCCTCGCCCGCGACCTGACCAGGATCCCCTCCGAACTGCTCCCCGGGCAGAGCGTCCGGCTGACCGAGCCGTGGCGCGGCGCGCCCCAGCTGGACTGGGGCGAGGTGACGCTCACGGCGAGCGCGAAGGACACCCGCGAGTCGGCGGGCGCCTCCTTCTTCGCGCTGCCGTGGCTGCTGGCGGCGGTGTTGCTGGTGGTCGTGGTGGTGGGGGTCGTACTCGTGATCAGAGCGCGTCGGGGCCGCGTTCGCCCGTCCGCACGCGTACGACCGTCTCGACCGGCAGGGCCCAGACCTTTCCGTCCCCGATCTTCCCCGTCTGCGCGGCCTTGACGATCGCGTCGATGACGGCGTCGGAGTCGGCGTCCCCGACGACGACCTCGATGCGGACCTTCGGGACCAGGTCGACCTGGTACTCGGCGCCGCGGTACACCTCGGTGTGGCCGCGCTGGCGGCCGTAGCCGCTGGCCTCGCTCACGGTCAGGCCGTGGATGCCCAGCTCCTGGAGGGCGGTCTTCACCTCGTCGAGGCGGTAGGGCTTGACGATCGCGGTGATGAGCTTCATGCCTGGGTCTTGGCCTTCTGGGCGGAGTGGACGGAGGACGCGCTGACCGGGGCGCCATGGCCCAGGACGCCGTGATCGTATGCGGTCTCGGCGTGCACCGTAAGGTCCAGGCCGGTGTGCTCCTGCTCCTCGCTCGCACGGAAGCCGATCGTACGGTCGAGCAGCTTGCCGATGCCGTACGTCATGAGGAAGGCGTACGCCCCCACGGCGACCACGGCCACCAGCTGCTTGCCGAGCTGGGTGAGGCCGCCGCCGTACAGCAGACCCTCGGTGCCGCCGGTCATCTCCTCGACCGCGAAGACGCCGATGAGGAGGGTGCCGACGACGCCGCCGACCAGGTGGACGCCCACGACGTCCAGCGAGTCGTCGTAGTTGAACCTGAACTTCCAGCTCACGGCGTAGGAGCAGATCACGCCCGCGGCGAGGCCGACGACGAGGGCGCCGAGGAGGGAGACCGAGCCGCAGGACGGGGTGATCGCGACCAGGCCCGCGACCGCGCCGGACGCGGCGCCCAGTGTGGTGGGGTGGCCGTCGCGCTTCTGCTCCACGAACAGCCAGCCCAGCAGGCCGGTGCAGCCGGCCGCGAGGGTGTTGAGGAAGGCCGCCGCGGCGAGGCCGTTCGCGCCGAGCGCCGAGCCCGCGTTGAAGCCGAACCAGCCGAACCAGAGGAGTCCGGCGCCCAGCACGACCATCGGGAGGTTGTGCGGACGCATCGCGTCCTTCTTGAAGCCGAGCCGCGGGCCGAGCACCAGACAGAGGGCGAGGCCCGAGGCGCCGGAGGTGATCTCGACCGGCAGACCGCCCGCGAAGTCCAGCGCGCCCAGCTTGTCGAGGATCCAGCCGCCGGGGCCCCAGACCCAGTGGGTGACGGGAACGTATACGAGGAGCGCCCAGACCGGGACGAAGACCAGCCACGCCCCGAACTTCGCGCGGTCCGCGATCGCGCCGCTGACCAGGGCCGCCGTGATGATCGCGAAGGTGAGCTGGAAGGTGGCGAAGAGCAGGGTGGGGACCGTGCCCTGGACGCTGTCGGGGCCGAGGCCCGCCATGCCGATGTGGTCGAGGTCGCCGATGAGGCCGCCGCCCACGTCGTCGCCGAAGGCGAGCGAGTATCCGGCGGCCAGCCACACCACCGTCACCAGCGCGATCGACACGAAGCTCATCATCAGCATGTTGAGGACGCTCTTCGTGCGGACCATGCCGCCGTAGAACAGGGCCAGGCCCGGGGTCATCAGCAGGACGAGGGCGGTGGCGGCGAGCAGCCAGGCGGTGTCGCCGGTGTCGATGTGCGCGGCGGCGAGGGTCACGGTGGTCTCCAACGAGGTGGGGGCTCGTCAGAGGGTCACCGGCGTGCGTTTCCGGATGTGTACGGGGGTGTTTCGGCGAGGTTTCGTTGCGTGAGGGTTTCCGAAAGCTCACGTGCGGGGTGGTGATCGGTCTGTTGTACGGCAGGGCTCTGTGGATCAGGGAGAATGGGCGCCATGAGCGTTCGTAGTCAGTCATCCGAGCCGTCCGGGGCTCCCCACCGCGCCGGCTTCGCCTGCTTCGTTGGCCGCCCCAACGCGGGCAAGTCCACCCTCACGAACGCTCTGGTCGGGCAGAAGGTGGCGATCACCGCCGACCAGCCGCAGACGACCCGGCACACGGTGCGCGGGATCGTGCACCGGCCGGACGCCCAGCTGATCCTGGTGGACACCCCGGGGCTGCACAAGCCGCGCACGCTGCTGGGCGAGCGGCTGAACGACGTGGTCCGTACGACCTGGGCCGAGGTCGACGTGATCGGCTTCTGCCTCCCCGCGAACGAGAAGCTCGGCCCCGGTGACCGCTTCATCGCCAAGGAACTGGCCGGGATCAAGAAGTCCCCGAAGGTCGCCATCGTCACCAAGACGGACCTCGTCGACTCGAAGACCC
This DNA window, taken from Streptomyces sp. NBC_00663, encodes the following:
- a CDS encoding cytidine deaminase encodes the protein MTDSTLDPEDRKIVTLARSARARNGVPEGAAVRDDTGRTYVAGTVALDSLQLSALQTAVAMAVASGAKSLEAAAVVTAAETVSVADRAAVRDLGGASTPVLLAGPDGVVRGTVTAG
- a CDS encoding P-II family nitrogen regulator encodes the protein MKLITAIVKPYRLDEVKTALQELGIHGLTVSEASGYGRQRGHTEVYRGAEYQVDLVPKVRIEVVVGDADSDAVIDAIVKAAQTGKIGDGKVWALPVETVVRVRTGERGPDAL
- a CDS encoding beta-xylosidase, whose product is MDPTSRRRRWAALLGAGALAVAASSGLAGPAAAASNVDFATHCIPPAVAGIPPIDGTTTALITVDNAAPKVGDTVTVTYTVVKPAASNPTAISLPADIMTPSGKVTLGGAQTGDVTVVGPKKNDPVAGNAPFPSFSMTGTFTVTTAGAITLSPGDYNIHTSYILELDTPCTVTNPPAPVSETVTASPATQPNTRAITLGSASGDPGDSVTVSGSNFTPGATVTLAGRSGSSQTADTATVTADGNGAFSGSLVVSDKTTTGVVAYEGASWTDASGAGPAAYTVIDNTPVPDNAQKISTTVKAGTLSMTQAGDTVSLGAVDYGKGGASGGDLNTVSVKDFRGGVAGWSLTGKVTDFTGPGAKIDAGALSWTPACTTKAGSPSTCQAGSAGAVGSAGATLASAPNGTLTGGEFTVDAKLSLNVPAFTPPGTYSGVLTLTLS
- a CDS encoding ammonium transporter codes for the protein MTLAAAHIDTGDTAWLLAATALVLLMTPGLALFYGGMVRTKSVLNMLMMSFVSIALVTVVWLAAGYSLAFGDDVGGGLIGDLDHIGMAGLGPDSVQGTVPTLLFATFQLTFAIITAALVSGAIADRAKFGAWLVFVPVWALLVYVPVTHWVWGPGGWILDKLGALDFAGGLPVEITSGASGLALCLVLGPRLGFKKDAMRPHNLPMVVLGAGLLWFGWFGFNAGSALGANGLAAAAFLNTLAAGCTGLLGWLFVEQKRDGHPTTLGAASGAVAGLVAITPSCGSVSLLGALVVGLAAGVICSYAVSWKFRFNYDDSLDVVGVHLVGGVVGTLLIGVFAVEEMTGGTEGLLYGGGLTQLGKQLVAVVAVGAYAFLMTYGIGKLLDRTIGFRASEEQEHTGLDLTVHAETAYDHGVLGHGAPVSASSVHSAQKAKTQA
- a CDS encoding WxL protein peptidoglycan domain-containing protein, with protein sequence MRRMLHALVLGFFLAALAPSAHAADNGSWSVYPLSSKVAVRPYFYLSADPGQTITDKVVVANKTGKPLTFRLYAADAYNTARDGGFAVRTVRETMRGVGVWARPARSRVTVPAHRKVTVPFTMRVPEGAEPGDHAGAIVALDERIDRGDGSVALGVQRAVAARVYLRVGGPTLPAISVEDVRVGHHQPLVPGLGDSGATISYTLHNTGNVTLNPKVELRATGLFGRTLLARDLTRIPSELLPGQSVRLTEPWRGAPQLDWGEVTLTASAKDTRESAGASFFALPWLLAAVLLVVVVVGVVLVIRARRGRVRPSARVRPSRPAGPRPFRPRSSPSARP
- a CDS encoding helix-turn-helix transcriptional regulator, yielding MSRRARVSPAEAGLPDGGARRRTPGLRREEVAVLAGVGASWYQWLEQGRDISVSPQVVDSVARVLRLSGAERRHLYVLAGLNPPVPEVEPDRRDMCDGLRRMIDAWMPYPAHIMDLYYNCVLYNDAAAMVLGMRPGITQNCLVDFFTDSMYRSRSKSWEQNARTVVAQFRAASAARPGDEGFQQVLAEVSEASEEFVALWKERDIEDAGQIRKELEHPVVGLLQVESSVLKMPVRPDLSIVLHTPMDEVTAQKLEWLASPEGRRGAMYPVAG